In the genome of Microcoleus vaginatus PCC 9802, the window TTTCAACAGCATCAGGAATTAAAACAGGAAGAACGCGAACAGTAAAATCTGTAGTTGGGTCGCTCAGGATTACAAATAATCAGGCGGAATATTTCGGGTTAAAACCTTATAGTCAACTCAGTCCCATGATGGAAAAGTGTGCTCTGATAATTAGAAATAATGAGTCTTATCAAAAAGGAGAAAAAGATTTAGAAACATTCACAGGAATCCCAGTGTCTCATAGTACATTACACAGATTAGTAAAGAACCAAGAATTTGAAGGACCTACATCTAAACAAGGAGTACAGGAAATTACCTTAGATGGAGGTAAAGTCAGACTACGCAATGGAAACAAGGGTGAGCCATGTTATTGGAAAGATTATAAAACCCTGTGTTTAGATAATGTTTATTGCGGAGCCTTCTTTCAAAATAATCAAGACTTAATTGATTGGAGTAATAGCCAAAAACTGCTACATCTTATGTATTGTATAGGGGATGGTCATCCCGAAATTTGGAACTTATTTCAAGAAATTGGAGTGACTGAACCAAGACAAGAAATCTTAGATTGGTATCATCTGACAGAAAATTTGTACAAAGCAGGGAGTTCATTGAAACGATTACAACAAGCCGAAACTCTGTTATGGTCCGGTCAAGTTAATGAAGTTATCAATTTATTTAAATAGTTGAAAAGAAAAGGATTTAAAACCTTTTGCAATTATTTAGACTTCCATCGCAACCGAATAGTTAACTACCGATACTATAAAGAATAATCTTTAACTTCTATCGGTTCTGGAACAGTGGAATCCACGATTAAACGAATTGGACTAAGAGTGAAACTATCGGGAGCGCAGTGGAATATCGAGAGTGTTTCCTCTATCCTTTCTCTGCGCTGTGCTTATCTCAATGGTCAACTTTCCGCTTGATGTATTTGCAAAAGTGGGATGCACCCCACAAATCCGTAAAGATACACCCATTCATAGCGATGACAAACAACGGCCGATGGTCTTTCTCCAATTGGGGCCCATACTTTACGGAGAATTGGTTTGAGTCCTACTCTATGTTCATCGAAGGACCAGACCTCTATTTGCTGTGAAGGAAACTCTTTTTGTAGTTCCGTCACTCGGTTTGACAGTTTTTTTTAAATGCTTCTTGCTCAATTTTATCCCCGTTCTTATGTCGAGGTCGAGGTCTTTGAGGTGAGTAACCGCACTTTTTTAAGTATTCCCAACCCCTTTGTTTGCCGACTTGTTCTCTCCCGATTTTTTTGGCAATCCATAATGCGACCTTTGGTCTAGTCCACAGACCTCGATCGTCCGATTCTCCTGCTAAACTTAAACGCAGTTCTTCTAATTGAAGAGTGTTGAGCAAGGCATGGGTGGGGCGTTTCTTTGGAGGTTGCTTTTTGAGATGAATCGCTGTCTCTCCTTGCTGGTTATAGCTTTTAACTATTGCTCGCGCATAATCATAATTAATCCCAAGGACTGCGGCTGCTTCTTTAATGGTTTTTGAGAGCGCAATTAACCAGAGTAAGTGCCAGCGACGCGCTTCGATCGGGTTGGTTGCCGAACGGTAACGCTCCTTGAGTTCTGCGGCGCTCAAGTAAGGTTCCAGATGTGCTATTCTGGTCATCTTTTTGTTTGAACTATTAACTCATGAAGACTATTGTAGTTATTTTTGCTATCAATTTTCATGAGCCGATCGTCCGCAGAGCATTCGAGTCCCCGCAGAGCATTCGAGCGCCCGCTTGCCATAAACACATAGAGGGCAAGCGGGCGCCCCTGGCCCTCAATCGCCATCATAACGGGGGTAACTAACCCGGATTTGGTATAAGTTCATCTTGCCCCGATACAATGGCGAGAGCTTTTACTCCTCCCTGCGCTGCTAAAGCAAAGGCGAACGCTGCCCCTTGAGAGAAACCAACGGCGAGAACATTATCGAGATTTTGGATCCCAAGAAACTCTCGCATATCATCCACCCAAGAAGACAGGGTTTTATTTGGATGAGGGTCAGACAAACCCAAACCAGGTGGGTTGAGGGGGCGACAACGATCCTAAAGCGGTTGCTGGATAAGCTTTATGGCTCTCAATCCCCTCTGATAAAATGATTTCTTATTGCGAACCAAACCTATCATAGACTCTACCCACTCCTGGCAATACTCAAAGGCAATTAGCCAATTTTCGCCATATAAACCTATCCAAAAATTGCTATGTCTTCTTCTTGTTCTACCTGTCTCTTGGGGACGACACACATATTTTTCTTGTCTCTGAAGCCGAGTTCTTTTTCCTTGTAACCATGCCGAAGTCATCGCCAAAGCTATTACAATCATTAAAGCAATTAATCTATCCGGTGATGCTTGGCAACCTTCTTTCGTTATATCCTCCGGTTTTGCAGTCTTTAAACATTGCTTCTATGCCATAACGTTGACCGTAATTTTTAATCGCATTTTTCAAATCTGGGAGATTAGTTAATAGATACTAAGGTTCATCTTCTTGCTTACCTTTATATTTTCTTTTCCAGGCAGCTACTAAGTTAAAGCGAGAGAAACCTTTGGTTTGAGTTAAATTAATCTGAGGATAGAAGAGATGACTACCGGGTTGAAATGGAATAGTATTTAGTGCTTGAAATGGCTGTCTTTTTTCTCGAAAACTCGTATTACCTTTTTGGCGAAGCACAAAGCTAAGATGCTGACTGTGTAACCCGAAGTGCTAACTCTATACTATGAAACTCACGGTCGCCAATAATCACTAATTTATATTTTTTTAACAGCCAAATTACCGGACGTAATACTTGCTGCTGTTCAGCTAAATTAGAAGCCCCTTGTTATCTAACAGTGTCCAGAATATCGGGAAAGCTCTTTTTTGATAAATCGCACTTACCATTAAAACATTATACTCTTTCCATTGGGTTCTATCCAATGCAATGATTAATTTACTCCCAGCTTTGAGCTGACAGGATATCACCTGTTTCACTATCGGGAACCACAGCACCAGTATGCTGAGTGCTTTAATCTGTAAAAATCGTTGTATGTGACGCCGGCGACTACTTTGTAATATGGGTAATTGGAGGGTGGCAGCTAATCGTTCTATTCTAACTTGTTTTTGAGACTGTAACAACCACACTAGCATTTGAAGGGTAAGTAATTGTGCACGAGTCAGATATTTTTCGAGAATCTCATGATAGAATAAGGGCAACATATTATTGTTTGGGTCTTGTGGTATTAGCAGGACCCTTCTTTTTTATCACAACTGGGTATTCTTTTCCCTCGATAGATTATTTTGTCAATAAGCAGAAATTTTTGTGACGGGTCGATCGGGCGAAAAGTTTTGCCTGTAATAGTTTGGGGGCACTTGTCGCCCCCTGAAGCCATCAAGCTTGATTGCTTGGATCACTTTTTGACGGAGGTCGTAACTGTAGGGTTTGGGCATGGGTTTCGCTCCGGCACAGCCGGAGCAAGATTAAGGGATTCTTCCAGTATAGGGCTTAACCGCCTTGGCGGTTGCTATAATAGGCAGAGTTTTATACTTTAACTAATAAATGACTAATCGAATTGATATGGCCCAAATCAAGAGAGACTTAGAGTAACAAAAAGTTTTTCTATGTGTGATAAATAATGCCTAAGTCTTGTATTTTCTCCTTCAACGCGGGTCATATAAGTTTTACTAACAATGTGGTCACTCTCGTCAATAAACTGGGGATAAACCACGTAACCATCCGTAGCATAAAAAAAACATTTCCACCCTTTAATAATTTTCCATAAGGGCTTAAATGTTTCTGCGGATCTGTCACCTATAGTCCCGGCTAAAATTCCCGCAAACCCTTTATTCACTGCCGTCGCTCGCCAAATTTTGTTTTTTTTATTGCCCACAAATGTTTGCAATTCATCTATTTGTGCCACTGCGGGAATCTCGTCATAATTTGGCTGTTCAGACAAACTTAACCCAGCCAATTTAACCCAATTAATAACAGTGTTATGACTAACACCAGTTAGTCTTTCTATCCGACGAAAACCATTCCCTTCAAGGTAAAGATGCAGGCAATATTTTTTGACAGAATCGGGATAGCCTAGGGGCGAGTAGCTATCAATAAACTGGCGGCGACAGTTTTTACAAAGATAATTTTGTTTACCTCTTTTCTGACCATTTTTCTTAAGATTACTAGATTGACATTCAGGACACATCATAGCTGAATTTTCTTTGACTGTTAGCGCTCAGCATACCACAACTGTGCAACGCCAAAACGTTCCCGACTATTGTCTTAACCGCCAAGGCGGTTCGCGGTTCCTATAAATGTTGATTTTTGAGTGTCTTAAAGCCAATCTTCTTGATCGCTTTTTTGCTTTCTATAAACCTCACCTTTGGCGTGAATTTTACGGGTTTGTTCGTAAAGACTTTCTTCGGTATAATGCCATTTTTGCAGGACTTTTTTTAAGTCTGCTTGGATATCTCTAGCGCCGGGAAAGCCTCGGTAGCGAATTATTAATCTTGCTAATTCTGATAAATTGTAGTCGTTTGCTTCGGAGGCTAATAAAGTATTGACACTGGCTCGATCGCGCTTGTATTGCGGATGCTGCTGATCTTGAGTTTTTTCTACTGAATCCATACTATTTATGTTTCCCAATCATTTAGAATACCGAGATACCCGACTTCTTCAAGAAGTCAGGTATCTAATTAGACGTAGGACACGGTTGGGCCTAAGCCCCTACTGCACTTCTTCAGTCAGCCCCAGAAATTTTTGTGTTTGTTGAGTAATACCAAATACCCGATCGCCATGACAAAAGATTTCCCAGGCGCGAATTCCCATAAAACCAATACCTGCAACCGCCAAGGGCATCGCTGCGGCACCTAAAAGCGCAGCAATGGGGGGAAATATCATGCACAGTGTTAACAGAATGCCAGTAATAACACCGCCAGCAATGCCAGCTTTGGCGGTGGCGGTGGCGACTTGTTCCACTAACTCTGACTGGGTAATTTTCCCTTCAACGCACAATAGCGAGTTTTCTAAGATAGAAAATATTAACTCAATTACTGCTGCGGCGATCGCCCCTTTCATTGCAGCCCCAACAATTTCAGCAACTGCTGCTTTAAACGCTGCATCCGCTAAAACTTGCTTAGCGACTGCTAATTCTGCGGCAGTCATGTCTGCACCACCACGAGCACGATTCACCCAAAAATATTCAAAAATCCCGTTAGCAGCTTCGCTTCCGCCTCCATTGACGTGTGCTTGGATGTGACTCCAATCTTTATCTTGACAGAAGTTGCGAATTGCTTCTGGGCCTTGTGCACGAATTTGGGCGGGTATGGATTCAAATACTTTTGCTGCTTCTTGAACATTTCGCATTCCGTCACGCACCCCTGCCCTAGCAAATTTGGATTGCAGATTTGTTGGCAGGTTCTCAAAACGGATGTTATGTGCTATTTTAAAAGCTTCTTGAGTGGCGATCGCCCCGGCACTAACCATTGAACTTGGCGCTGATTGTACCCACCCCGTTAATATAGTTGCACTTTCCTCAAATTTTGCATCGATTTGGTTGCCTAAGTTTTGGATCTCGGCAACACTTTTTTGTACTTTAGCCGTTAGGAATTCGAGCGGATTATGGTTAATATCCATGTTGCTCCAGCTTGCATCGTTAATGATTGAATTATTTTGACTATAACATTCCTCTTCAGTAAGTGTTATTGTTTACTGAATTGCTTCTAGCTTCTAACTCCGGCTGTAAATTTAGAGCTTTTTTTTGATAAAATAAACCTTCATTAATTCGCCCTTCCTCTTCCAAACTTTTGCCTAAATTCCAATAAGCGACGGCTAAATCTGGTTGAAGAGCAATAGATTTTTGATAGTAAGTTATGGCCTCATCGAGCTGGCCTTGTTTGTAAAACATACTGCCCAAGTTAACATAGGCTTCGACAAAATTAGGATCAAATTCTATCGCCTTGGAGTAGGCGCGAATGGCCGCGCCTATTTTGCCTTGGGCTTGCAGGATATTGCCTAGAGTTTTGTAGGCGGCGGGGAAATTCGGTTGCTGGCGAAGTGCTTGGTAACATGAGGCGATCGCCTCTACATATTTCTGTTGCGTATAATAAATTTCAGCTATCTTGTTGAGTGCGATCGCACTATCCGCTTGAATGGCTAGTAATTTTTGATAGTAAGCGATCGCATCCTCAAGTTTTCCTGATTTCTGGAGGCTCTCGCCCGTTGACAAATACTGCTCTGCTAACTCGGAATTTACGGTCATAGATTTTACTTTAACAGCCGACACTACTTTACCACAACTGTTAGTTAGCAACCGCGATTTCTAGGAATATTCTGACTATTTTAGATCTTAAATTTGTTTCTGTACCAGAATGCGGAAAAAAATAGTATGATTATTTTGAACCAGCATCAACGCTAATTGCAGAGGATATCTCATGCCATCACTAGCAGGAAAAGTGGCAATTGTGACTGGTGCATCGCGAGGAATTGGACGCGCGATCGCCCTGCGATTATCCCAAGAAGGCGCATCAGTGGTCATCAACTACGCCAGAGGCGCAGAACAGGCCAAAGATGTTGTGTCAGCGATTGAAGCAGCAGGCGGCAAAGCATGAGCCGCGCAAGCCGATGTCAGCAAAACCGAAGAAATTCGCGATTTGTTCGATCGCACTCTGGAAACCTATTCACAAGTCGATATTTTAGTCAATAATGCAGGAGTAATTCTTTACAAACCTGTAGGGGAAGTTACCGAAGCAGAGTTTGATAATCTGTTTGCAATTAACGTCAAAGGCAGGTTTTTTGCTGGTCAAGAAGCTGCTAAACGCATGGCGGAGGGAGGAAGAATTGTTAATTTTTCCAGTTCGACAACGCCGATAATGATGCCCGCTTACGGGGCTTACGTGGCGACAAAAGGTGCGGTAGAACAGCTAACTCGATCGCTGCTGGCTAAGGAATTGGCCATCGCCAAATTACAGTCAATGTCATTTCTCCGGGCCCAACAGATACAGAACTCTTCACTGTTGGCAAAACCGCTGAACAAATACAAAGATTTACTCAAATGGCTGCTTTGGGAAGACTTGGAAAAGTTGAAGATATTGCCGATGTGACGGCTTTTTTGTACAGCGAACAAGCCCGCTGGATTACTGGACAAAATATCCGCGTTAACGGCGGCATTGCCTAAAGATATACTTCAGTCAGCTTGCAGTGGACTTCGTTTGTATAGCAGCAATGTCAAGAGACTGTTGGTTAATCAACCAGGGGTTTCACCACTTATCCCTAAAAATGGTAGATCTGGAGTAAATGTCTAATTGACCATATAGCTGTTAATTACCAAGAGCGAACGCAAATGCTGCGTTCCCGAGGTGGGGGGTAACACCCCCGGCGAAATCGCCAACAGTCTCTTTCAATCGCCGAGTTTAAGAATCCTCAACCAAAATCTTTGATTTGGCTGGGGATTCTTCAAATTTGATGGGGCGGACAATCAAACAAATCAAGGAGACAGCCGCCATACTTTAATCGTGTCGTCAAAACTGCCACTGATCAGAGTTTTGTCTTGAGGATTAAAAGCCAATTCCACCCAAGTAGAATGACCCTTCAGCGTGCCGGCGATTTCACCCGAACTCATGTGCCAGAGCTTGATAGTCCCGCTCAAATCGGCGCTAGCGAGCTTGTCTCCGTCTGGACTGAAAGCTAGAGACTGAATTCGATCGGCATGACCGTTAAAAATCACTTCACCCGAGGGTGCGGGCCCGTGTTCCTTGGTGATATCCCAAACCCTCACCGTATTGTCCCAGCCCCCACTGCCCAAAATTTTACCGTCAGGGCTGACAGTAAGAGCCGAAACAGCATCTACATGACCCATGAGAGTCGCTTGGAATTCCCCAGTCTTCCAATTCCACAGCTTGATAGTACCGTCGCCATTGCCCGTAAAGAGAGTGTCTTTATAGGGACTGAAAGCCACCGACTGCACCTGGTCAAAAACTCCTTTGAGAGTTTCCAACTCGGCACCGCCTTCCACTTGCCACAGCTTCAAAGTATTATCCTTACCAACGCTGGCGATGGCTTCGCCGTCTGGACTGAAAACGACCGAGAACACGCCATCTGTGTGTCCGTCCAAAGTCTGAATTAACTTGCCAGAATAGAAATTCCACAATTTAATCGTACCGTCAGCGCTGCCGCTGGCGATCGTCCTGCCGTCGGGACTGACGGCCACCGACCACACAGGCCCCAAATGTCCAGCTAAAACCTTGAGTAGCTTGCCACGACGCTTGTGTAGCAGATGAATTGTGCCGTCGTTATTCCCGCTGACTATCACGCGGCCGTTGGGAGCAACTGCTACCGCCCAAACCGGGTTTTTGTCTTGATCCGCCAGAGTCCGCACTGCGGGCCGGGAGTGCGATGCCTCACCGTTGAAATCCTGCATCGGGGGCGGATTGAACCGAATTTCGGGAATGGTAGAAACAGGCTCAGAAGAAGTGAAAGCCTGCGGTGCTGGAGATGGCAAGCGAATACCCAGCAGTACGGACAGCAGGGCAACCGTACTTGCTCCCCACATGGCTAAAGTCCACTTGGGTTTGCTGAGAATCACGTCTACGGGTGCCGGGCCGTATTTCATGTCTGTGAGAATTGCCTCGGTCGAGCGATAGCGTTTTGATGGTTCTCGCTGCACCATTTTATCCAGGATGCGGCCGAGTCGCCCCGAAACTGGTACTTTCAAATAATGCCTCCAGGCCCAACTTTCGGCTTTGATGTCAAACAAATCAAAGGGCGACATTCCCGTTAACAAGTGAATGCAAGTGACGCCCAAACTGTAGATGTCGCTGCTCTTAATCGCTTGACCTTTAATTTGTTCCGGGGCCGCGTATTCCGCAGAACCTGTCACCGTTTCTGTTTTCAGTGGCCCGCTGTTTGCCGGAATAGCCGCGCCGAAATCGACTAAAACTAGCCCAGAGGCACTTTCCTGGGACAGGAGATGTAGATCCTCTTTCCCTGCCAAAGCTGGGGAGACTTGGGGAGTTTTGCGGTGAATAATATTCGACGGTTTGATATCTCCGTGAATCAGTTGATTTTCGTGAACAAATTGCAGGACTGGCAACAATTCGCTCAGCAGATACCAAATTTGAATTTCTTTAACAACACCTTTTTCTGAAAGCCGATCGGCTAAATTGCGGCCTTCGATGTATTCTTCCACTAAATACTGGCAACCTTCGAGTTCAAAAGATGCCAGCAGTTTCGGTATTTGCGGATGTTTCCCCAACTCGTCGAGAACTGAGGCCGAGCCGCGAAATGTCCGGTTTTGCTGTGTGCGACCGTCGGCGACTGCCGCGGGCGCGCAGAACTGTTGAATGACGCAGCGGGGTTGCGAAGGTTGGTCTTCATCGACTGCTAAGAAGGTGCGGCAAGTGAGACTTTGACCGAGGGTGTGAAAGACTCGGTAGCGGCCTTTTAGCAGCAAGTTCGACTCGCAACTTTTGCATTCTGTCGCGCGATCGAGATTTTGGGGATTCTGGCAATGGGGATTGGTGCAGTAACTCATTTGTCTTGCCGCTGGAGACCCCCGTCCGACATTATTGCTGGTGGGGGAGGAAAGCGGGGCGGTGCGTGCCGCTTCCTGTGGACAAATTAAATAATTGGAATCTTTGCTTGATCATAATTGTTTCCCAGATTTTCGCCACAATTGCTTCGGTCGATCGCGCGTAAATAATTGCTGACTTTCCTGCGAGCGAGGTTTAATAGGTCGATCGATTGCTCGCGCGATCGAGTGCTCGGCGGGATTTGCTGTTACAGAATTACGTTATACTGTCATTGCGAATACTTTCAGTGCGATCGCAAGCATTGCCAAAGCAATCGCGAGGCATTGCCAAATATCCGCGATTGTTTGTTCTATGGAGTCAATCTCAAACCTCCAATCTCAAATCTCAAATCGACTAACAGATTAAAACTTCGGCAACTTTTGCCAAACTAACTACTAACTTTTAACTATTACTTATGCCGTTAATTCGCGTTCCCAAACCTTGGGAAATTCTGGAACCCCAAATTACCCCAGAAACAGCATTTCTCAACCGCCGCCGCTTCATGACAAATTTAATTGGCGCCGGCGTGACTGCTTCGCTGCTGCCGCTGACCGGCTGCCAAAGCAATACTAGCTCAAAAACTGCTCTCGATCAAAGCTCAACCCAAGCATATTCGGAATTGAGCCGGAATCCCGCCTTTGCGAAAGTCGATCGAGCGATTACCGACGAAGCCTTAGCTACAAAATACAACAATTTTTACGAATACGGCGGCACAAAATCTATTTGGCAAGCCGCTCAAGCTTTGCCAACAGAAAACTGGAAAGTAGAAGTAGGCGGTTTAGTAAAAAATCCCCGCACTTATGATATTGACGACCTCTACAAAAAATTTCCTATCGAAGAACGAGTTTATCGATTTCGCTGCGTAGAAGCCTGGGCGATGGTAGTTCCTTGGGTCGGGTTTCCCATGAAATTACTGATGGCTGATGTCGAACCGCAATCAAAGGCTAAATTCGTTCGCTTCACCTCATTTTACGATCGCAAGATAACTCCCGGCCCCGGTTTGATGTCGCAATTTTATCCTTGGCCTTATACCGAAGGTCTGCGGGTCGAGGAAATGGCTAACGATTTAGCATTTTTTGCCACAGGCTTGTATGGCAGAAAACTACCTAAGCAAAATGGTGCGCCGCTGCGGCAAGTGATTCCTTGGAAATACGGTTTTAAGGGGGCTAAGTCGATCGTAAAAATTGAATTTGTCGAACAACAGCCCGCCACTTTTTGGAATACAATCGGCCCCAACGAATACGCCTTTGAAGCAAATGTGGAACCCGACAAACCGCACCCCAGATGGTCGCAAGCCAGCGAACGGATAGTCGGCCCCGGTAACAGTTGGTCGTGGGAAACTCGCCCGACTTTGCCCTATAACGGTTACGGCGAATACGTGGCGAGTTTGTACAGTTAATTAAGTACGCGAGATGTAATTTGAGGAACCGGCTTGTCGGCTTGTTCCTCAAATTATTAATTTCTCTCTTTTCTCTTTCTCGGCGCCCTCTGCGTTCTCTGCGGTTAATAAAAAAAAACTTTTTTGTTCGCTCTAGGAAAATGAAATACAGGACACGGCAGTGCCGTGTCCCTACGCGATACCTGCACTATGTTTGTAAATTTTACCTTAAATTTGCAGTCGATCGACTACAATAAAAATTGATGAAGCTACCAAGGAATTGTTAAATGGTAACAACAACATCAACTCCCGTAGAGCAGCAAACTACCCCAGAAAACCGAGTTATTTTAAAAGGTGTCAGTTGGTCAACTTTTAAAGCATTGCTGGCAGATGTTGGGGACGATAGAGCTTGGAGAATTGCTTACGATGGAGGAGTATTAGAAATCAGGATGCCACATCTAGAACATGAAGTTCCGAAAGGACTGATAGAAAGCTTTATTGAAGCTACAGCAGACGAGCTAGAAATCGAAGTGATGAAAGCTGGTT includes:
- a CDS encoding helix-turn-helix domain-containing protein, which codes for MTRIAHLEPYLSAAELKERYRSATNPIEARRWHLLWLIALSKTIKEAAAVLGINYDYARAIVKSYNQQGETAIHLKKQPPKKRPTHALLNTLQLEELRLSLAGESDDRGLWTRPKVALWIAKKIGREQVGKQRGWEYLKKCGYSPQRPRPRHKNGDKIEQEAFKKNCQTE
- a CDS encoding DUF3288 family protein translates to MDSVEKTQDQQHPQYKRDRASVNTLLASEANDYNLSELARLIIRYRGFPGARDIQADLKKVLQKWHYTEESLYEQTRKIHAKGEVYRKQKSDQEDWL
- a CDS encoding tetratricopeptide repeat protein; translation: MTVNSELAEQYLSTGESLQKSGKLEDAIAYYQKLLAIQADSAIALNKIAEIYYTQQKYVEAIASCYQALRQQPNFPAAYKTLGNILQAQGKIGAAIRAYSKAIEFDPNFVEAYVNLGSMFYKQGQLDEAITYYQKSIALQPDLAVAYWNLGKSLEEEGRINEGLFYQKKALNLQPELEARSNSVNNNTY
- the msrP gene encoding protein-methionine-sulfoxide reductase catalytic subunit MsrP, which codes for MPLIRVPKPWEILEPQITPETAFLNRRRFMTNLIGAGVTASLLPLTGCQSNTSSKTALDQSSTQAYSELSRNPAFAKVDRAITDEALATKYNNFYEYGGTKSIWQAAQALPTENWKVEVGGLVKNPRTYDIDDLYKKFPIEERVYRFRCVEAWAMVVPWVGFPMKLLMADVEPQSKAKFVRFTSFYDRKITPGPGLMSQFYPWPYTEGLRVEEMANDLAFFATGLYGRKLPKQNGAPLRQVIPWKYGFKGAKSIVKIEFVEQQPATFWNTIGPNEYAFEANVEPDKPHPRWSQASERIVGPGNSWSWETRPTLPYNGYGEYVASLYS